In a single window of the Desulfobacterales bacterium genome:
- the tnpA gene encoding IS200/IS605 family transposase: MSRFRKLTQTIWHCQYHIVWVSKYRYRVLNGQIASEVENCIRSFSEQKSSEIVELNIQIDHVHLLVMVPPKISISDYVGMIKGRTAIRVFNRFKKLKSKPYWGNSFWARGYCVDTVGLDSDMIRKYVKYQERKENRQEQKDLFDK; the protein is encoded by the coding sequence ATGAGCCGATTTCGAAAATTAACACAAACAATCTGGCATTGCCAATATCATATTGTATGGGTATCAAAATATCGGTACCGGGTATTAAATGGGCAAATAGCATCTGAAGTTGAGAACTGCATCAGATCATTTTCCGAACAAAAATCGAGTGAAATAGTAGAATTAAATATACAGATTGACCATGTTCACCTTCTTGTGATGGTTCCACCGAAAATATCAATATCCGATTATGTGGGAATGATAAAAGGCAGAACGGCAATTCGTGTGTTTAACAGGTTTAAAAAATTAAAGAGCAAGCCCTACTGGGGCAACAGTTTTTGGGCCCGAGGATACTGTGTTGATACAGTAGGCTTAGATTCGGATATGATCCGAAAATATGTAAAGTATCAGGAACGGAAAGAGAACCGTCAAGAACAGAAAGATCTGTTCGACAAATAA
- a CDS encoding ATP-binding protein, whose amino-acid sequence MPPWIFIGAVLILLPIFAYLIYENIHRQKEHSTRLLLEKGAALIRSFEAGTRTGMMGMGGTDFRLQRLLSETAQQPDIEYLMVTDANGRILAHDEQGSIGSVYGKELNLQEISRSQDLHWRIVTHPEGKKIFEVFRRFASTGGGMMGMRMGRMMFGRPFGSERDIGENPEPSLQVIFIGLDMTPIEQARLADSRHSIIMGITLLLVGFAGIFLLFLTQSYRAAKASLSRIKAFSDNLVDNMPIGLLATDTFQKVVAMNYVAGRILELSVPDSIGKGAEQILPKELLQQFQSLNVSGGVVEQEINCTLKNGAVLHLEANATLLKDETGNLLGSVLLFKDLSEVRALRKEIARNQRLATVGRLAAGVAHEIRNPLSSIKGFATYFKERYQDAPEDLHIANIMIQEVDRLNRVVGQLLEFARPVTISKRPLNLKTFVADSLKLVERQAAEKTIRIRTNLADFAETVLVDPDKMNQVLLNLYLNAIESMDEGGGSLSVTLAADNPARQVAIRIADTGSGIREQDLGHIFDPYFTTKAAGTGLGLAIAQKIIEGHGGAIKIDSNPRGTTVTIFLPFTAGTESHDSA is encoded by the coding sequence GTGCCGCCCTGGATATTTATCGGCGCCGTGTTGATTTTGCTGCCGATATTCGCTTATCTGATCTATGAAAATATTCATCGCCAGAAGGAACACAGCACCCGACTGCTGCTGGAAAAAGGCGCAGCCCTGATCCGTTCTTTTGAGGCCGGAACCCGAACCGGCATGATGGGCATGGGCGGAACCGATTTTCGGCTCCAGAGACTGCTGAGTGAAACAGCCCAGCAGCCGGATATTGAATACCTCATGGTGACCGACGCGAATGGAAGGATTCTGGCCCATGATGAGCAGGGAAGTATCGGTTCCGTTTACGGCAAAGAACTCAACCTTCAAGAAATTTCCCGTTCCCAGGACCTTCACTGGCGGATTGTCACCCATCCGGAGGGGAAGAAGATATTCGAGGTTTTCCGCCGATTTGCGTCCACCGGCGGCGGGATGATGGGCATGCGGATGGGGCGCATGATGTTCGGCCGGCCGTTCGGATCCGAAAGAGACATCGGCGAAAATCCGGAACCATCCTTACAGGTCATATTTATCGGTCTGGACATGACCCCTATCGAACAGGCCCGCCTGGCCGACTCCCGCCACTCAATCATCATGGGAATCACTTTGCTGCTGGTGGGGTTTGCCGGCATCTTTCTACTGTTTCTTACCCAGAGTTACCGCGCCGCCAAAGCGTCGCTTTCCAGGATCAAGGCCTTTTCAGACAACCTGGTGGATAATATGCCCATCGGCCTGCTGGCCACCGATACATTTCAAAAAGTCGTTGCCATGAATTACGTGGCCGGCCGCATCCTTGAACTTTCCGTCCCGGACTCCATCGGCAAGGGCGCGGAACAGATCCTGCCAAAAGAACTTCTACAGCAGTTCCAAAGCTTAAATGTGTCCGGCGGCGTTGTGGAACAGGAAATCAACTGCACCTTAAAAAACGGTGCGGTTCTTCACCTTGAGGCCAACGCCACCCTGCTCAAGGATGAAACCGGGAATTTACTCGGGAGCGTCTTGCTGTTCAAAGACCTGAGCGAAGTCCGGGCCCTGCGCAAAGAAATTGCCAGGAACCAGCGGCTGGCCACAGTCGGCCGGCTGGCCGCCGGGGTTGCCCATGAAATCCGCAACCCCTTAAGTTCCATCAAGGGTTTTGCCACCTATTTCAAGGAAAGATATCAGGATGCCCCTGAAGACCTCCATATCGCCAATATCATGATTCAGGAAGTCGATCGCCTCAACCGGGTGGTAGGACAGCTCCTGGAATTCGCCCGGCCGGTCACCATTTCCAAACGGCCGCTGAACCTGAAAACATTTGTGGCCGATTCCCTCAAGCTGGTTGAAAGACAGGCCGCCGAAAAAACCATCCGTATTCGGACAAATCTTGCCGATTTTGCGGAAACCGTTCTGGTGGATCCGGATAAAATGAATCAGGTGCTGTTAAATCTTTATCTCAATGCAATCGAATCGATGGATGAAGGCGGCGGCAGCCTTAGCGTGACCCTGGCCGCGGACAACCCGGCCCGGCAGGTTGCCATCAGGATCGCCGATACCGGCAGCGGCATCCGGGAGCAGGACCTGGGCCACATCTTTGACCCCTATTTTACCACCAAGGCCGCCGGAACAGGACTCGGACTGGCGATTGCCCAGAAGATCATTGAGGGCCACGGCGGCGCCATCAAGATCGATAGCAACCCCCGCGGTACAACCGTCACGATTTTTTTACCCTTTACAGCAGGAACAGAGAGCCATGACAGCGCATAA